A window from Amblyomma americanum isolate KBUSLIRL-KWMA chromosome 7, ASM5285725v1, whole genome shotgun sequence encodes these proteins:
- the LOC144098649 gene encoding longistatin-like, translated as MKTTVGWALCAATVLGVLATAVRADLPPDGKAGEAAEFRKKWSAVEVARDLDHIRKDVAKMIELNNAGVMSSEELSFYYFRMHDFDNNNLLDGQEMTSAMFHQHDDDRDERVHVIPEADIISYVDSALQADKNFDGYVSYAELRASELARL; from the exons ATGAAGACCACGGTGGGATGGGCGTTGTGCGCTGCTACTGTGTTGGGCGTGTTGGCGACCGCGGTCCGGGCTGACCTCCCCCCAGATGGCAAGGCCGGCGAGGCGGCTGAGTTCCGAAAGAAGTGGTCGGCGGTGGAAGTCGCTCGCGATTTGGA TCATATTAGAAAAGACGTCGCCAAAATGATAGAGTTGAACAACGCCGGAGTCATGTCCTCGGAGGAGCTGTCGTTTTATTACTTCAG GATGCACGACTTCGACAACAACAACCTTCTGGACGGCCAGGAGATGACTTCGGCCATGTTTCACCAGCACGACGACGACAGAGACGAGAGGGTGCATGTCATACCCGAGGCGGATATCATCA GTTACGTGGACTCGGCTCTCCAAGCCGACAAAAACTTTGACGGCTATGTTTCTTATGCAGAGTTGAGGGCAAGCGAGCTCGCCAGGCTTTAA